The Schaalia dentiphila ATCC 17982 sequence GTGTCCTCCTTGGCAGAGGCTCTCGACGTGAACGTGTCAACCATCCGCAGGGACCTGGAGCACCTGGCCGAGGCCGGCCTCGTGCGCCGCACCCACGGTGGCGCGATCCCGATCCCCCAGGACGAGGACACCGAGGAGTTCCTGCAGGATTCCCCGAACCGCGCGGAGAAGCGGGCGATCGGCCCGGCCATGGCGGAGCGCATCCTCGACGGCCAGTCCGTGTTCATCGATTCGGGATCGACGTGCCTCGAGGTGGCTCGGGCCCTCGACGCGCGCCGCGTGACCGTGGTGACGCACGATCTGCTGGTGGGCCTCGAGATTCTGAAGAAGCCTTCCCTGAACCTGGTGTTCGTGGGCGGCGAGCTGCTGCCGAACCGGACCCACATGTGGGGGCCGACCGCCATCGACCAGCTGGACCACATCCGCGTCAACACGGCCGTTTTCGGCGCGAATTCGGTGATGGAGGACGGCATTTACGCGTCAACCGGCTACTCGATCGAGCTGCAGCAGAAGGTCCGCTCGATCGCGTCGACCGCCTACTTCGTCGCGGACTCAACGAAGTTCGGCCGCAACGCCCTGTACAAGGTCCTCGGCATCGACGCGTTCACGGCCGGTATTACGGACTCGTTCCTCTCCCCCATCTCGGCGGCGGCCTACCCGATCCCCCTCATCCGGGCTGAGGTCGCGCAGGGGTAAGCCGCAACGAGCGGGGCACTGCCACGGCTCGGTGTCACAGCAATCCCCTCGTATCCCCGCCCGCATCACGCACCCGCTTAACGAAATGTCAACAACACCTGCCGAAGCCCACCAATGGGCACAACACCACCAATAACAGCCAACAACCCTCAAAACGCCCGGTCCACAAAACCAGACCAGGCCAAAAGAGCTCATTACGCTGGGCAGGACACTCAAACGCCGAGCCAGCGACATCCTGGCCTACTTCGACCACCCCCACACCACAGGCGGTCCCACCGAAGCCATCAACGGCCGCCTCGAACACCTACGCGGATCCGCACTCGGATTCCAAAACCTCACCAACTACATCACCCGAGCACTCCTCGAAACCGGCGGATTCAAACCCCAACTACACCCCCAATTATGAAGAGCCAGAATTTGTTTGAAGTCGAGGTCCTCGGTTTCAGCCACCCGCCGCTCAACTAGGCGCGCGACATCGTCAAAGTTGACGGTTTTAGAGTATGGCAACCCCAGTTCACGATGGATGGCTTTGTCTGTCATGACTGGCCATCACCTCGGAGATTCTGGTAGATGTCACGGCTGAAGAGACCCATGAGTTGCTTCTTGACATCGTCGTTGTTGAGGAGATGCGAGAAGAACTCTTGGTTCTGGCCAAGGCCAGCCAGGAGGGCGTCATCGATGGCCGAGTAGTAGCTGAACTCGAAGTCGGACTCGGTGTTGTTGCGTGCGCTGGTCTTGAGGGCTTCAGATTTCAGGAGCAGGTCCCTGATTTGCAGCAGGGCCTTGACGGCGACGTCCTGGTCGAAGTTCTGCCCCGTGCGTGCGTTGATCTCAGCGAGGATCTTGGACAGTTCTTGTTCCTCATCCTCACTCATGCCAAGGCCCCCAGCCAGGGGAAGGCTCACTACAGGCTTTGCGACCAGGTTTGGTGTGGCGTGCTCGCCGGTCTTCTTCTGTACGAAGTTGCTGGCCTGGATCTTCCCCTTCAAGTCGAAGCCGCTACCGGGGTGCTTGACGGCGAAGAAACGCAGCAGATAGGTGATGAAGTTGTACTTGCGGTGTAGGTCGGTATCCTCGAACGAGGTGGCTTGAATGAGGAACTCGTAGAAGCGGACGAAGGACTTCATCAAGCCTTGGATCTCGAGTTGCTCCTCAATCGGGAGCCGCTCAATGGCCGCCTTTGCTCGCTGCAGGTAGTAGATGACGCGCTGCTGCGTCTTGGCAGTCGTGCTACCGGAATAGATGAGATCGTTAGCTTTCTCCACATCGTCAGGGTCAAGGACGAGGTAGCCATCGATCTTGGCTTCGAGCTCGTAGATGCCGTCGGAGGTGACGGTGTTCGACAGCATCGTGGTGGTGTAATACGGGGCAAAAGAGTTCTTGATGGCCTCGTAGTCGTTGACGAAGTCGAGCACAAAGGTGCGCTTGTCATAGGGTGGGCAGATCCGGTTCAAACGCGACAGGGTCTGCACTGCTGATACGCCGCGCAGCGTCTTGAGCACGTACATCGCGCACAGCTTGGGCTGATCGAAGCCGGTCTGGTACTTGTTGGCCACCAGCAGGACCCGGTAGTCGTCCTTATCGAATTCCCTGGTCAGGCGTGCTTCAGGGAAGCCATTCATTCCAGCTTCGGTGTACTCCGTCTTATCTCCCTCGAGGGTGACTTTGCCGGAGAAGGCTACGAGGGCGTGAATGTCTTGGTATCCCTTGCGGGTTACGTAGTCTTCGAGGGCTTGCCGGTACTTCACGGCTTCCTGGCGAGACCCGGTGATCACCATGGCTTTCGCTGTGCCTCCGAGCTCCCTGGCGACGGTGGTGCGGAAGTGTTCGATGATGACTTCGATGCGCTGCTGGATGTTGGTCTCGTGCAGTGCCACGAATCGTGCGATCTGCCGCTTGGCGTCGTTGGTCTTGCAGCGTGGGTCTTCTTCGATGGCCTTGTTCAGGCGGTAGAAGGTGTCGTAGGTGGTGTAGTTCGTCAGCACGTCCAGGATGAAGCCTTCTTCGATGGCCTGCTTCATGGAGTAGAGATCGAAGGCCTCCCACAAGCCCTTAGGCGTCTGGGTGCCAAACAGTTGCAGGGTTGTGGGCTTGGGGGTGGCGGTGAAGGCGAAGATGGAGACGTTGTCTTGCTTGCCGTTCTTGCGGATCTCATCCGCGAGCATATCCTCAACATCCACTTCACCCGTATCACCCGATCCCAAGGTCTGGGTGATAGCGGACATGTCTTTGCCGGAGGTGGACGAGTGGGCCTCGTCGATGATAACGGCAAAGCGCTTGTCTTTTAGCCCGCTGACGGTGTCGACGATGTAGGGGAACTTCTGGATCGTGGTGGCCACGATCTTCGTGTTACCCATCAGTGCTTTGGCAAGGTCTACCGAGGAGGCCTTGTCGCCCATTACCTGGATGAGGCCAGACTTGTGCTCCAGCCCCATCACGGCCTTCTGTAACTGCCGGTCGACAACGACACGGTCGGTCACGATGATGACGTTGTTGAAGATGACCTCATCGTTCGCGTCATGCTGCGAAGCAAGACGGTGAGCCAGCCAAGCGATCGAGTTTGTCTTGCCCGAACCTGCCGAGTGCTGGATCAAGTAGTTGCGGGTCGAGCCATTGTCCACAACGTCAGCAAGAATGCGACGGACGGCGCGCAACTGGTGGTAGCGGGGGAAGATAATCGCTTCGCTGCGCTTCTTCCTCCCGGTCGCCTCATCCACCCTCTCCTTGGTCTGGATGAAGATGAACTTGGAGATCAGCTCGATAAGGGAGTCGGGTGCCAGGATCTCCTTCCACATGTAAGAGACCGGATAGTCGTCCTTGCTGGTTGGGTTGCCTTTGCCTGCGTAGACACCTTCGCCGCTGCCCATGTTGAAGGGCAAGAAGAAGGTCTTCTCCTCATCGAGTTTGGTGGTCATGTAGACCTCGTTGAGGTCCATCGCGAAATTGACCAGGGTCCCGGCCTTAAACAAGAAGAGACGGCTCTTAGGGTCGCGCTCCTTGCGGTACTGCCACATCGCGTCCTCAACGGACTGTCCGGAAGCGTTGCACTTGAGCTCAAAACTGATAATCGGCAGACCATTGAGGCAGATGACCAGGTCAATCCGTTCTTTCTCTTCATCGGTCGTCCACACCTCCTGAACGACCGTGAAGCGATTAGCCCGGTACTTCCCGGACAACTCGGTATTGAAGCTTGTTGCGGGCTTCGGGTACATCAAGGTCAGCGTGCGATTAGACAGCTCAATACCCCGCTTGAGAACCGAGAGCAGACTGCCGCCACGCTTGGTCGCTTCATTATTGATGGCCCCAAGGATAGTTTCCTGAAGATCCTGTTTATAGATCTTGGCCAGCGCCTCAATTGTGTCCTTCTGTGTCTCGGAGAGGAACTCCATCAGAATGCCGGCGTCAATCATGTACCGGCGATCAAAATCAGAATCGTCACGCTCAAGGTAATGATGACGTGTCTCGAGCTCTCCAACGATGAACTCTTGATAATCCCGCTCAGTGAGAATCTGCCTCATCGCACCGGCACCTCCCGCTTACCTGTCACGACCTCATAGATCAGAGACTTTTTGTATGCGTCCAGCAAATCAAGTTGTTTCCGTTTCTTCCGCTGTACTTCATCTATCTTGGTAATCTCTTCATTTAGGAACCTGCCTATACGCCTTTGTTCGTCAAGCGGTGGTGCCACCAATGGAAGACGTGAAAGCTCTGAGAAGGTAAGCCCCTGCCGCACACCACTTCCCATGTTGTAGAACACCCTACAGATGTCGTAGGTGTGAAATAGGTAGTGGAAATAAGTCGAGTCCAGCTCACGATGCTTGCGAAGAGCAATATATGCGGAAGTGACGATTCCGCGTTCGTTTACAAGACCAGTCCTAAGGCTCTTTTGATCATTCTGAAGGTCAGTTAGACGCAGGACGATATCTCCGGGACCAACGATGTTGTAGCCGTTGAAGTTCGACGGAAGCAAACCATCAACAGTCCCGATATCTTTCCGAATTATGCGACCGTAACTCAATGAAAGCAAGTTTGTTTCTTGCCGAAATAGATTCTTTGCTTTATGTTCATGAAAAAAATGCCGAAGCGGAGCTACGTTCCAATTCCTGGGTAGACGATCGATCCAATCGATCTTGGAATCCACCATGTCTCTGTTTGGATCAAGCCCCTTTGTTACAGCGTCGAGAATCACAGAACGCTTGTAGGAATCGAGCGCATCGATCTGCGCTCGGATCGAATCTTTCAGTTCCTCAATTCGCTCAGTTTCACGGTCGAGATATTTTGCAATACTGTCTTGTACTTCGGGTGGTGGGAATGGGATTGGAACTTGGATAAAGTTCGCCCATCTCATCGCCTGACCGTCGCGAACTAGATTTGATGTGCTTCTCAGTTCATTGATATAGCCATCACACTTAAAAACCCATCGATAATAGCGTGCTGAGTGGATCTGCGGTCCAGGAATCAGCATTACGTAAGCGGAACTTGTGCAACCCTTAACTTCGCTGAGTTCTAATCCACCCTGAAAGCTGCGCATGTGAATGACAAAATCGCCAGGGTAAACGGCCTTGAGAATGGTGAAGTCCTTCTCGACAACTACTACGTGACTGCCAGTCTTCTTGACATACTCAGACTGTGGAATGACCCCATACTGTTGGGAGACAGTCATCTGTTCCATACCCGCCTTTGCACGCTCACCACGAACGCTAAATGCGAAGCGAGGAGTGTCAATTCGCCACCCTGATGGCACCTCGGCGATCCAGTGAGACCCAACTGTCTTCACAGTCGCCCTCCAAAGAGGGAAACGATGGAGGCAGAGATTTCTTGTTCTAGGCGCATAAACTCTTGGGCATATATTTCTGCCGTTACAGGCGTCTCGTAGGAATAGAAATATCTCGTGAATGGTATTTCTGCGCCGGTCTTCACTACTGGCTTTTTCTTGGAGAGATCCTCTTCAAAGAATGCCTTCGCGTCCGGTATGTAGGGAAGGACTTCGCGCTGCATGTATTCGGTGATGTCTTCCTCGGCGGGGACTCGTTCCACGTCCTTTGTTGCGGTGTCGTAGATAGTGTTGCCCTTCCGATCGCGTTGAATCTCGGCGGATTTGTCCATGAGCGAGAGGCCGTCGGCAATCTTAGCAAGAAGTTTGCTGTCCACAACTGTCTGCCGAACCAGGCTTTTTAGATGAGCGGTGAAAGGCTTCGGAGCAAGCCATACTTGGTCAGTGATTGCTGCACGGAGGGTATCGATGATGGCTGTGTAGAGCGGTTCGCCCTGGCGGTGCTTAGCGAGTTCTCGCTCTTCCTTCGCAGTGAGCTCTTCCTTCTGCTCTAGTTTGGCCACTTTCGTTGGATTGAACAATGAGTTGAGGTATCCACCGTTGATGAGGTTTTCGATGCGTTCCTCGGTAATCCCATAGGACCGTTGCAGCGGCTGCATGACGGTGTATTCGCGATAGATGAACTCTTCGTTCGGGTAGATCTGGCACAGATCGTTTTCCGCGAAGTCCGCGTATAGGCGCGTGATATGTTCCCGGTCATCAGGGGTGATCTCGTTCTTCTTCTTGCCGAGGCCCTTACGCAGTTTGTGGAAGATCTGGCTGGCATCGATGAGTTGCACTTTGCCCTTGCGCTCTGCCCGCTTATTCTTGGAGAGTATCCAGATGTAGGTGGCGATCCCGGTGTTGTAGAACAGGTCTACCGGCAAGGCAATGATCGCCTCGATGAGGTCCTGTTCCAGCAGCCACCGGCGGATCTGGCTCTCACCGGAGCCCACTTCACCGGTGTAGAGCGGGCTACCGTTCTCAATGATCGCGGCCCGGCCGCGCTCGGGATCCATCTTGTCTACGGCTGACTGCAAGAAGAGCATCTGCATGTCTCCCGCGCCGGGCGTCCCGGCCCCCCAACGGCCGGAGAAGCCTTTCTCGTGTTCCGCGATAACGGCGTTCTCAACGCCATCTGCGGCGTCTTTGCCGCCCCATGCTTGGCCGAAGGGTGGGTTTTCGATTACGAACCGCATCTTGATGTCGGTGAAGCAATCCGCAAGCATCGTATCTTGGAAGCGGATGTTGTCTGCGTCCTGGTCCTTGATGAGCATCTCCGCCAAGCACATGGCGTAGGACTCAGGGTTGTTCTCCTGGCCAAAAAGTCGAATGTCCGCGGTTGGGTTGAAGCGGTGGATGTAGTTGAAGGCGGTGGAGAGCATGCCGCCTGTGCCGCAGGCTTGGTCTAGGATGGTGATGACCTTGCCGTCGTCGAAGATGTCGTCGCATCCTTCAGCTAGCAGGATGGACACCATGAGTTTGATGATGTCTCTGCCGGTGTAGTGCTCACCGGCTTCGGCGTTTTCGGAGAACTTTCGGATGAGTTCTTCGAAGATGTATCCCATCTTGATCGAATCGATGGTACGCGGGTCTAGGTCCAATTCGGAGAAGGCTTTCACCACGCCATAAAGGCGATTGCCCTTATCCATCTTGTCGATCTGCTTGGCGAAATCCAGGCCTTTCTCCACAGACATGAGCAGGTCGTTGACGTTGGGTGAGAATCCCTCGATGTAAGCCTTGAAGTTGGCTGCAATGTTGTCTGGATCGTCCAGCAGGCGCTCAAGGGTGAAGCGTGAGGTATTGTAGAAGGAGAACCCGGCAATCTGGCACATAGCCTTGTACGGGTAGCTGGGTATCTTCTCGTGCTGGGCAACCACCTTGTCTTTGGTGGGCGCCAGTGCGCACTCGAAGCGGCGAATGATCGTCATCGGAATGATGACGTCCTTGTACTTGTCTGAGCTATAGGTGGGCCGCAATTTGTTCGCGATTGACCAGATGAAACTAACTTCGTTGGCTACGCTCACCGGCGCGTCATCCCACATCGGATCAACGGTAGCCTCGCGATTCACAGTCTGATCGTTCATTACATCTTTTCCTTTTTATTCCAAGAGTCTTGATATATTTGCGCGGTTACGAACTGTGTGCCGACATCGTTGATTGAACGGCGTCTATGAGTCCGTATGTCTTCGTCTTGGACTGAAGAGGCCAAGCGCAGTTATAGGGCGTTCGTTGTCGTGAACTCGCGAGGTAGTTGTCACACATTGGCGCTACTCCTGCTCAGTTAGGCCGCAGACCTAAGAGTGGCCGTCGGCGTGGATGCTGTTGGGGTTGTTGCGCTCGCACGCGGATCCTGCATCTCAAATTAGCATCACAAAGCCAGCGCTGATTGCGGAAGCGCCGTCGAAATCTGAGTTTGTTGCTCTAATCCGGGTGCAGCGTCTCCCTGGCCTCACTGCCTTCCTGTAGTGGGTTTCGTGGGAGCGTCAGGTTCAGCGCCTCACAGTTACGGATCATTCTCTCGCTGACGAGGAGATCGCCATCATCCATGCATCTGATGGTCTGGGAAACGGTAGCCGTTGTTCGCGTCGGTCATTGAGTCGCCACAGGTAGAGGTCTCGGCATACAAGTGGGTGAACCAACGGCGGAAACTTTCAGTTAGTTGGCCGGGAGCATGAACTCGGGAACGTTGAATTAGGTTTCCCTTGCCTCCATACGCACTTCGGGGTTGTCGCACTTGAGTATGCGCGGGTTGAGGTCCACTTGGTTGGACTCATTGACGGTGTAGTAGCCGCGGTCTGCATGGGTACGCAGGTACGCAGCTGACTCCCGACTGAATCCCAATCGTTGTAGACCGATGGTGATGGGATTGTCCGTGCCGTACTCAACGTACTCGTACCAGGCGTTAGGGAACTCGTTGGGCCTGTGTGCAAGTTGTTGACGGTTTGTTTATGCGGCTGTTGTCCAGGCCGCTTCGTGTCGTTCGTCTTCGATGGGGGATTTGGCGCCGAGGCTGGTGTGGATGCGGCGGGGGTTGTAGAAGTCTTCGATCCAGGTGGCGACCCCGGTGTAGACCTGGTTGCGGGTGGTGAAGGTGCGCCGGTAGTAGTACTCGGTTGTGAGGGTAGCCCACAAGGATTCGGCCATCCACTGTCCACACGGCGGGCGGCACGTGCGCATCGAGGGGGTAAGCGACTCTTGTGGGGTCGGCGATGACCGATAAACTAGGTGTCGCCGACCCCACAGACGGTCAGTGATGGGTCACTTGGCGTCCCCAGCATCCCTTTCGAAGCCGATCTGCCAAAACCCCATATCGAGCAGCTTCATCTGGGGATAGGTCAGGTCCTCGGTCTGCATTCCGCGCCGCGCTTCCTCGAGGCGGTCGTTGTGGGCCTCGTAGAAGTCCACAAGCCTAAGGACGGA is a genomic window containing:
- a CDS encoding type I restriction-modification system subunit M, with the protein product MNDQTVNREATVDPMWDDAPVSVANEVSFIWSIANKLRPTYSSDKYKDVIIPMTIIRRFECALAPTKDKVVAQHEKIPSYPYKAMCQIAGFSFYNTSRFTLERLLDDPDNIAANFKAYIEGFSPNVNDLLMSVEKGLDFAKQIDKMDKGNRLYGVVKAFSELDLDPRTIDSIKMGYIFEELIRKFSENAEAGEHYTGRDIIKLMVSILLAEGCDDIFDDGKVITILDQACGTGGMLSTAFNYIHRFNPTADIRLFGQENNPESYAMCLAEMLIKDQDADNIRFQDTMLADCFTDIKMRFVIENPPFGQAWGGKDAADGVENAVIAEHEKGFSGRWGAGTPGAGDMQMLFLQSAVDKMDPERGRAAIIENGSPLYTGEVGSGESQIRRWLLEQDLIEAIIALPVDLFYNTGIATYIWILSKNKRAERKGKVQLIDASQIFHKLRKGLGKKKNEITPDDREHITRLYADFAENDLCQIYPNEEFIYREYTVMQPLQRSYGITEERIENLINGGYLNSLFNPTKVAKLEQKEELTAKEERELAKHRQGEPLYTAIIDTLRAAITDQVWLAPKPFTAHLKSLVRQTVVDSKLLAKIADGLSLMDKSAEIQRDRKGNTIYDTATKDVERVPAEEDITEYMQREVLPYIPDAKAFFEEDLSKKKPVVKTGAEIPFTRYFYSYETPVTAEIYAQEFMRLEQEISASIVSLFGGRL
- a CDS encoding integrase core domain-containing protein, which gives rise to MRTCRPPCGQWMAESLWATLTTEYYYRRTFTTRNQVYTGVATWIEDFYNPRRIHTSLGAKSPIEDERHEAAWTTAA
- a CDS encoding type I restriction endonuclease subunit R, with the translated sequence MRQILTERDYQEFIVGELETRHHYLERDDSDFDRRYMIDAGILMEFLSETQKDTIEALAKIYKQDLQETILGAINNEATKRGGSLLSVLKRGIELSNRTLTLMYPKPATSFNTELSGKYRANRFTVVQEVWTTDEEKERIDLVICLNGLPIISFELKCNASGQSVEDAMWQYRKERDPKSRLFLFKAGTLVNFAMDLNEVYMTTKLDEEKTFFLPFNMGSGEGVYAGKGNPTSKDDYPVSYMWKEILAPDSLIELISKFIFIQTKERVDEATGRKKRSEAIIFPRYHQLRAVRRILADVVDNGSTRNYLIQHSAGSGKTNSIAWLAHRLASQHDANDEVIFNNVIIVTDRVVVDRQLQKAVMGLEHKSGLIQVMGDKASSVDLAKALMGNTKIVATTIQKFPYIVDTVSGLKDKRFAVIIDEAHSSTSGKDMSAITQTLGSGDTGEVDVEDMLADEIRKNGKQDNVSIFAFTATPKPTTLQLFGTQTPKGLWEAFDLYSMKQAIEEGFILDVLTNYTTYDTFYRLNKAIEEDPRCKTNDAKRQIARFVALHETNIQQRIEVIIEHFRTTVARELGGTAKAMVITGSRQEAVKYRQALEDYVTRKGYQDIHALVAFSGKVTLEGDKTEYTEAGMNGFPEARLTREFDKDDYRVLLVANKYQTGFDQPKLCAMYVLKTLRGVSAVQTLSRLNRICPPYDKRTFVLDFVNDYEAIKNSFAPYYTTTMLSNTVTSDGIYELEAKIDGYLVLDPDDVEKANDLIYSGSTTAKTQQRVIYYLQRAKAAIERLPIEEQLEIQGLMKSFVRFYEFLIQATSFEDTDLHRKYNFITYLLRFFAVKHPGSGFDLKGKIQASNFVQKKTGEHATPNLVAKPVVSLPLAGGLGMSEDEEQELSKILAEINARTGQNFDQDVAVKALLQIRDLLLKSEALKTSARNNTESDFEFSYYSAIDDALLAGLGQNQEFFSHLLNNDDVKKQLMGLFSRDIYQNLRGDGQS
- a CDS encoding restriction endonuclease subunit S codes for the protein MKTVGSHWIAEVPSGWRIDTPRFAFSVRGERAKAGMEQMTVSQQYGVIPQSEYVKKTGSHVVVVEKDFTILKAVYPGDFVIHMRSFQGGLELSEVKGCTSSAYVMLIPGPQIHSARYYRWVFKCDGYINELRSTSNLVRDGQAMRWANFIQVPIPFPPPEVQDSIAKYLDRETERIEELKDSIRAQIDALDSYKRSVILDAVTKGLDPNRDMVDSKIDWIDRLPRNWNVAPLRHFFHEHKAKNLFRQETNLLSLSYGRIIRKDIGTVDGLLPSNFNGYNIVGPGDIVLRLTDLQNDQKSLRTGLVNERGIVTSAYIALRKHRELDSTYFHYLFHTYDICRVFYNMGSGVRQGLTFSELSRLPLVAPPLDEQRRIGRFLNEEITKIDEVQRKKRKQLDLLDAYKKSLIYEVVTGKREVPVR
- a CDS encoding DeoR/GlpR family DNA-binding transcription regulator, whose protein sequence is MTRQDTIVSMIEATGFETVSSLAEALDVNVSTIRRDLEHLAEAGLVRRTHGGAIPIPQDEDTEEFLQDSPNRAEKRAIGPAMAERILDGQSVFIDSGSTCLEVARALDARRVTVVTHDLLVGLEILKKPSLNLVFVGGELLPNRTHMWGPTAIDQLDHIRVNTAVFGANSVMEDGIYASTGYSIELQQKVRSIASTAYFVADSTKFGRNALYKVLGIDAFTAGITDSFLSPISAAAYPIPLIRAEVAQG